In Equus asinus isolate D_3611 breed Donkey chromosome 13, EquAss-T2T_v2, whole genome shotgun sequence, one DNA window encodes the following:
- the SPATA32 gene encoding spermatogenesis-associated protein 32: MRDREGGGAGAAPPPGLQNSSGTVPTCSSPALTPFSLPGASGFPCCSKASVDIMETQGDVNQYQLQAAQEEDEMELEKELLELEPSHKADLDPDLDPEPELEAKPEPEALLPSALCPALTLEPEEELNMGPNLKVADLESCSEDPEQQGYRIECLPRYMERLMQQDMSQWSVRSNSSYLSSTEEDQVYPDHRSIRVQTSKHLFRADKLIQASEHSLQRAISMQPRKKSMSETTSCSDQELVFKDTLCSEKQLQNPSPQPALPATGSQQPPSPCLSSSNLSPGLSLAELINFATSLAMASSGKVDLPNLEHMIKDPPKKVMEPSTEPAVDPTTQPAIEKPEREEPTEETQPAMEKPEREEPTEELEKPLEAGEPQKAWKQGDENVPCPSFDFSKPGVKRATIEGEVNLLQPSTMSPRLQRAMNDSVPGTKKGSPLLLKIHFKLSSPTSPEK, encoded by the exons AtgagggacagggagggaggaggggctggagcagcACCACCACCTGGGCTGCAGAACTCCTCAGGGACTGTCCCGACCTGCAGCTCTCCGGCCCTCACCCCCTTCTCCCTGCCAGGTGCCAGTGGATTCCCCTGCTGTAGCAAGGCGTCGGTGGACATTATGGAGACACA GGGTGACGTAAACCAATACCAGCTCCAGGCGGCACAAGAGGAAGATGAGATGGAG CTGGAGAAAGAATTGCTAGAGCTGGAGCCCAGCCACAAAGCAGACCTGGACCCGGACCTGGACCCAGAACCGGAGCTGGAGGCAAAACCGGAGCCCGAGGCATTGCTGCCgtctgctctgtgcccagcactcACGCTGGAGCCCGAGGAAGAGCTGAACATGGGGCCCAACTTGAAGGTGGCTGACTTGGAGTCCTGCAGTGAAGACCCTGAGCAACAGGGGTACAGGATAGAGTGCCTCCCCCGCTACATGGAGAGGCTAATGCAGCAGGACATGAGCCAGTGGAGTGTGAGGTCAAACTCCAGCTACCTGAGTTCCACAGAGGAGGACCAGGTGTACCCCGACCATCGCTCCATCCGTGTGCAGACCTCCAAGCACCTCTTCCGGGCAGACAAGCTCATCCAGGCCTCAGAACACAGCCTGCAACGGGCGATCAGCATGCAGCCTAGGAAGAAGAGCATGAGTGAGACCACCAGCTGCTCGGACCAGGAGTTGGTCTTCAAGGACACCTTGTGCTCTGAGAAGCAGCTGCAgaaccccagcccccagccagcgCTTCCAGCCACAGGCTCCCAGCAGCCGCCAAGCccctgcctatcttcctccaatCTCTCACCAGGCCTTAGCCTGGCAGAGCTGATCAACTTCGCAACTTCCCTGGCCATGGCCTCCTCTGGCAAGGTAGACTTGCCCAACTTGGAGCACATGATCAAAGATCCACCCAAGAAGGTCATGGAGCCTTCCACAGAGCCCGCCGTGGATCCCACCACCCAGCCGGCCATAGAGAAGCCAGAGCGGGAGGAGCCCACTGAGGAGACCCAGCCGGCCATGGAGAAGCCAGAGCGGGAGGAGCCCACTGAGGAGCTGGAGAAACCACTTGAAGCCGGGGAGCCGCAGAAAGCTTGGAAGCAGGGAGATGAGAATGTCCCTTGCCCTTCCTTTGACTTCAGCAAGCCGGGGGTCAAGAGGGCCACCATCGAAGGGGAAGTGAATCTTCTCCAGCCCTCAACCATGTCCCCTAGGTTGCAAAGAGCCATGAACGA CTCGGTGCCGGGAACCAAGAAAGGGAGTCCATTATTGCTGAAAATCCATTTTAAGCTGTCATCCCCAACTTCCCCAGAGAAATGA